The proteins below come from a single Sorghum bicolor cultivar BTx623 chromosome 4, Sorghum_bicolor_NCBIv3, whole genome shotgun sequence genomic window:
- the LOC8073908 gene encoding F-box protein PP2-A13 gives MGAAGSSILGADGEWGETSLGDMPESCVAAVLLYLDPPEICQVARLNRAFRGAASADCVWAAKLPANYRYLAALAAAADDEGRGDGDANGKRFSLAARKKEIYARLCRSTLFDAGTKEFWILKDKGGLCISISSKAMTITGIDDRRYWSHLATEESRFHSVAYLQQIWWLEVDGELEFCFPAGAYSLFFHLHLGRPYRRMGRRLCGTEHVHGWDVTPTRFQLTTSDEQQATSEYYLHLHEQGGWKLYHVGDFVVSDSDEPIKLKFSMMQIDCTHTKGGLCVDSVFIYPKGYKPEKASIVDT, from the exons ATGGGGGCGGCGGGGTCCAGCATCCTGGGCGCGGACGGAGAGTGGGGGGAGACGTCTCTCGGCGACATGCCGGAGAGCTGCGTGGCGGCGGTGCTCCTCTACCTCGACCCGCCGGAGATCTGCCAGGTTGCCCGCCTCAACCGCGCCTTCCGCGGCGCCGCCTCCGCGGACTGCGTCTGGGCCGCCAAGCTCCCCGCCAACTACCGCTACCTTGCGGCCCTAGCTGCGGCCGCCGATGACGAGGGCCGTGGCGATGGGGATGCCAATGGCAAGCGCTTCTCCCTTGCGGCGCGTAAGAAGGAGATTTACGCTCGCCTGTGCCGATCCACCCTCTTTGATGCCGGCACAAAG GAATTCTGGATTCTGAAGGACAAGGGAGGTCTTTGCATCAGTATATCATCAAAGGCAATGACTATTACTGGGATAGATGATCGGAGGTACTGGAGCCACCTTGCCACAGAGGAATCAAG ATTCCATAGTGTTGCCTATCTTCAGCAGATTTGGTGGCTTGAGGTAGATGGGGAGCTTGAGTTCTGCTTTCCTGCTGGTGCCTACAGCCTTTTTTTTCATCTTCACCTGGGCCGGCCCTATAGGCGCATGGGTCGTCGGCTTTGTGGAACTGAGCATGTGCATGGGTGGGATGTCACGCCCACGCGGTTCCAACTCACAACCTCTGATGAGCAGCAGGCCACGTCTGAGTATTATCTGCATCTGCACGAACAAGGGGGCTGGAAGCTTTACCATGTTGGTGATTTTGTCGTATCAGACTCTGATGAGCCCATCAAACTCAAGTTCTCAATGATGCAGATCGATTGCACACATACCAAAGGTGGCTTGTGCGTTGATTCTGTGTTTATATATCCTAAAGGGTACAAGCCTGAGAAGGCGAGCATAGTCGACACATAG